In the genome of Thunnus thynnus chromosome 6, fThuThy2.1, whole genome shotgun sequence, the window CAGAGTGCCGAGAGAAACGGGAACGTCTTCGGCGGACTGGTTGCTCCGTCTCAGCCTTGTCCTCGTCATCGTCTGTCTGGACAGAGCAATCAACGCTGCGACCACGCCTCCTGGTGCGATGACGCATCATGTACCTGGTGATGgcaagaagagaagaagaaaaaaataaggaaattaaCAATACTGCTTTGTATTATTGCCAGCAAATTATACTTTTTGGGTGCCTGCTTATACCAAATagtacatacaaaaataattaacaatGTAAGTGTTTTTTACTCTCTGTTTTTACTCACTGTGTTACTGTTTATGATCACTGAGTAATTGTGAGGTACAGTAATATTGTTACTctataacaaaacaaagagtgAGTGGAAAATGTACCAATTCTGACATACCAAGGAACCTTTTCAAACTTGGTAAAGCTGCTGGGCTTATTTAGGTTAAAAAAGAGAAGCTTTAGGGAAAACTACCCCATATGACCAAGAACATTATAATGTAATTGGCAAACATGTACCTGGGACATATCCTCAGACAACAATTCTTTGATATTTGAACATCTACCATTGCTgggtgttttgtctttttgtgttgcAGAATGCTGTTTGCCTTTGAAACTCTCTCtaataaacactgacacacacacaaacagtctcaCCTACATCTACACCCACATCCACCTACatccaccaaacacacacatctactgAATGTATCTGTCCACTAACTCCCTCCAAccaccaacacacaaacatcttacctctcctctccatcttcatcatctGTCTGCACACAGCTGTCCACGATCCTGCGGGGGGAGCCGTAGAACACCACGCCATCTCCGTCCAAGCTGTCCCTACTCAGCCTGGTCATGGAGCTGTGTTTCCTCATGTTGCTCCTGGTTTCCATGTGGTCCTCCTGGCTCCTCAGACACATCTCTGATGAGGAGTTAGGGAGGGAACGGGAGCCCATCTGAGAGTCGTTGTAAGGGTGCAGAGGCTGTCCATTCACATCCAGCTGAAGAAAAATGGGATGGTTGTAAggtttttagttgtttttagacaattCACCCTTCACCCATCATTGACTCAGCTGAGAGTGAAAAGGCTTTGCAACTGTAGCTCACATCACCTATCGACCACATTTTGGTACAATCATAGTGGTCTTACAAGGAACTGGCCAAGTGCAGAGTGGCTAGATAAATAACAACAAGATATGTAGGTAAACAAAATAATCCATCAACCTTATTAGTAAAAGTAAAGGGTGATGTAGCTCTGTTTAAATTCAGGTCACTGTAAGAGGGAGCTGGCTTATCTTTAGATGTAGCTTGAGAAATCAAGTCAGTAACAGCTAAACAGATCATTAACAAACTTTTCTTTGCCAGCCCAGTAAATTCATGAGTTGTCAGAGTATGTGTTGATCGCTTAATGAGCCATCTGATATCAGTTGTACAGTTGTTCTATAACCTAAAATTCTCAGCCACTCTTGCCCAAGGGCATGAAGCCTTCAACATCAATGCCAGAGGATGTCATGTGACTTATAATCCAACTTCCAATATTCTTCACTCTCCTCACCTGCATGCCCTGAACTGAAGcggctgttttcagtctcttcTGCTCTtgaagctgctgctggagctgttGCTGCAAAGACTGGATCTGGTCTAGCTGGGACTTCTGCTGGGCCAGCTGTTCCCTCTGGACAACAAGTTGTTTCTCACgttcctgttgctgctgctgaataaCCTAAAAGTGTTGGTGATGAgggaacagaaagaaacacacatgggcaaaaacagacagagaggacaaGACAGAAAAGTATAGAGAAACATAGCATAAGAAGAAGGTGAGAGGAGATGAGTTGAGAGGAGAAAAGGTGAtcaaacaagacaaataaatgatggaaaaaagacaaggtgaaaaaagagagagatggtaAAGACAGAAGAGGACAAGGTTGTTGACTTTTGGCACATCTGGTTGAATAAAAGATgatcaaatatcaaaaatgcaaTACAAATCACAGGACTCCTGAAACTGAATGTGACATGGAGTCATTCTTGTGCTGATGGATTAGTTTTGAAAATGGTTCCAAGTTAGTTATTGCAAAAACCAAGAATGGAAGCGCAACATAAATTAAGTGCAGCATGGACCGGTAATTGCTATTGCCAGTCATATAATACTcataagaaaatatttaatgcaTTTTCTTTGTTGCATACATGACAGGCTGGTGCAAATAAGGAGTTAGGGCTTTTGCTTATACTGTAGGTTATGAGATGCATATTAATCATTCCATCTCTAGTTCATTCTCATTAAGGAAGGCTTCCACACCTGTTTAACAGAGTTAACTTGAAAGATTTTCAACTGCTTGTTCTatcaaaaaagaagaaaattgtcATGTTAGCCCTTCTGTTAACTGTTAAAACATCTTCACAAGGCTATTAGAAGCTGAGAAAAGCAATATAGTCAAATGTGTACTTGCTAttgattattaaatgttcaCAACATAATGCAAtccatttttcttttgcagataAATCAGACCAACAAATGGAACATGAAACCACTTTACACACAACAGTTAGGCATCATCAGTTTCGGTCACACATATATACTACAGGTATGTTCATGCACACTTCATATACAGGAAATGTCCAGTAAAATGGACAACATAGCATGCAAACTATAGaattatagttttgttttgttttgttttttttatcatcaatcATTAGACAAGAAAACTTTTCCTCTAACAATGACAGGATTTTCTAGGTATATTTAATTGTCTCACCAGCCAAACAATATTCAATATAACTGTCAAAGTTTGTAACATTGAGAAATCAATAAGAGAAATCCACTGAATgacatgcatatactgtatatagaatTTCTTAGTTAGTCTTAGATAATTTGAGGGAATAATATATCTTTCAGAATAGGTCCATGTACTGGTTGCACATCAAAAGCACAGACCAAAAGCaattgaaataatataaaaggACAATAACTCATTAAGATACCACCACAGGTAACACCACCacagaacaacaaaacacaaaaaataccCAATATAAagcaaaaaccacaaaacatcaaacaagaCACCAACTATCAAACTCTCCATTCTGCCTCCTGTTTCTCCCTCTACCTGTTCCTTGATGTTCTGCAGCTCCTGTAACTCTCTCTGCACCAGCATCTGCTCCTTCTCCCTGTGAAGCTTCAGCTCCATCCTTTCTcgctccagctcctcctgcaggCGCAGTTGCCGGAGTTTCTCCAGCTCCACGCGCTCCCTCTCCATCTGCAGGAGCTGCTTCTGCTGCCGATGCAACCTCTCTGCCTCAGTTTCACCCTCCTTGTGTATGGCACCTGGTggagggaagggaggaagaCCTCCTGGAATGGGTAAGCCACTGGCAGGGGCAGAAGGGCCTACTGGAGGTTGGGTGTAGCCATGGGTGTGTGAAGGAGCTAAGGGTGGGTAGGCATGAGCTGCTGGAGGCTGCTGTGGCTGCTGAGCAGCTGTCACTTGTTGTTGACTATTCAGGTGAGCCTGAGACAAGTTTATTGGTTGCTGCTGTGGCTCCAATGGGATGACAACTGCTCCATGTACTGAGGTGACCTCTGATGATGAGGAGGTCACTGTTGCACCTTTACCGAGGTAAACTGGTTCATCCTGGACTGTAGAGCTGGtagttgtcatggcaacagacACTGGGGCAGATGCTGGTGCTGAAgttgttgcagcagcagcagtagtggcaGTGGTTGACATTGTTTGGAGAAGACCTGGCGCTGGGTAACGGACTGGAGCTTGTCCAGATGAGGGCATTCTGGGGCTCATTGGTAGTCTGCTAAGACTGGATAGGGGCACAGGTGTCATATTGGCAGAAGGGTATGGCCTGTAGACTCCCCTCAGTAGTGGGCGAAGAACAGAAGCAGGCTGGGTTGTGATGGGAAGTGTAGAAGCGATAGGAGTCTGAATAGTGGAGTAGATCATCCCATCAGAGGACCTAATGGCAGCAGGGTACATGGCTCTGAGACTGGCCTGCCTGGCATTGATAAGGTTGGTTAGAGCTTGACTGTGGGAGATTGGCTTCCCATCTAGTCCAAAGAGGAGGTTTTGTCTCATGCCAAGACCAGCTGCAAGTCTGGAGGCCCCTGGGCCAGTTCCCCTCCCCAAACTGCCAAAGTGCATCAAGTCTGGGTTGCTTCCATACCGATCAATGGAATTGAGTGCTGCACACATTCGGCTGATCTCCCTGGCAGTTGTAGCACTGTACTGAGCCAAGTTAGCTTCATGGAAGCCAGCAATGTCACGAGCAGAGTAGCCATAGTCTGAACTGATATTAGACAAGGAATTATATCTCCTTATAGGCAGCGTTTGGGCTGCGATGTCTCCTCCATGCCGTAAATCTGTATACGAGCCATACTGCATCCCTATATACCCCCCATAGCCCTGTTTCATAGCAGTTAGATCCATGGCAAGTTCTTCTGGGGCTTGGAGGTGCGGTTCTAGTTTAGAATGGTAGGAAAGTAGCCCTGCCTCAGCCAGGTTTGTATCAGACATTGAAGGCTGGAGCCTACCAGGGAAAGGCAATGTGTAGGCCTTACGTCCATCCATTGGATACTCATGGTACCTTCCAGGTTGTCTTTCTTGGTCAGACTCGTATGTGAGAGTTGGGGCAGAGGGAGGCTTTATGCCCTCTTTCTCAGAACCACCAACACAGCTTCCACCAAATGGAAGTCGGTAAACAACATCACAGCAAGCTGGTTGGTTGTCAGGTTTAATTTGGCCTCCTGCAAGATCCATAGCATCCTGTCCTTCTTCTACCTTCACTAGTTGAGTCACTGCCCTGGCCTGTTCTGGCCCTCCGTCCATCTGTACTACCATACTATGTGGTGATTTACCTCCTGAAATCACACCAGGAGGACTGGGCTTCCCTTTAAGCTCAATGGGTCCAGTGCCATACATTTCAGGGTTAATAACTGGTGATACAGCACTGACCACAGCTGAGGCAGTGCTGGTCTGGCTGACTAGCAAATCTTTTTTCAGTAAAGGTGAGATCTGGCCAGTAAGGTTGTACCTGGCCAAAGCAGAtgcctgttgctgctgttgttgcatGTGATGGTGCTGCTGCAACTGCTGTTCAAGAAGTTCTTGTTGCTTCTGCAACTTCTCTTGTTGTATCTGTAGCTCTCTCTGTTGGACACTGAGGTCTTCCAGTTTGGCATCAATTTTTGGTATTGATGGGTCAGTTGGAGGTGACATTGGTGGTTTGTTTTgggaaaaacacacagctgaacCCATTCCCTGACCCAGATCTACTCGGTTTTGATGGGGATCACCATAGACAGTTGGCTGTTTGGGCTGGGTCATGAACATGGATGCAGCCACAGTGACACTCACAGTGGTTGGTGTAGTGGTCTCCTGGGCATTCAGGTTCATAATCAGTGGCTGTACAATTGTTGAATTTCTGCTCCCCTCTGATCCACCATGGTATTTCCTGCTTTCAGTGGCCAGGGAGGTGAGATCCATTCCTTGATCAGTCATGATAATAGGAGCTGGTTTGGTGGCTGTTCTGAGGTCCACAACACTTCCACCTTGGATCATATGGCCTTGCTCTACTCTAGAGGTGCCCGGGACTGTAGATATGCGACAGAGTGAGATGTTATCCATTGACATGGACCCTCTTGTGTAAGTGCTCACTGTGGTGACCATACTTGTTCCCACATTTACCTTCTCCACTCTTTGTGTTCGGTAGAAGCTGCGCGTAGGAGAGTTTTGGTAAGGTGGAGTGTCTGGAGGGCTGCCACATGGGGAATATGTGTCAAATGTTGATTGACGGCTAAATCGGGTAGGCGAAGACAGGGGAGAAGTAGCAGTGTTGACTGTCATTGGCCTAGCTGGACTTGAAGGTGGGGAGTATGGAGCATCCTGGGAAGACTGCTGTCGGTACAGTCGTGGGGAAACCGATCGATGTGATGTTTGGGTTCCCTGAGCTATCACTGGAGATGTAGGCCCAGAGCCAGCTGAGTCCATTCGTAATGCCGAACTGAAAGTCTGTGTAGAGAACTCAGCTGTAGCCCTTCTGGAAGGTGAACGGGTGGGActttgtggtggtggtgatggtgaaaGAGGAGGACTGGTGCTCCTATAATATGTAGTATACTTGGGAGAACGTGGCTCAATAATTCTCTCAGTAGAAGATGTTGAGCTGTCTCGCACTTGGACACCCCTAGTCTCCCCTACCCTTCTGGTGATCACCTCTCTTTGACTATAGGCTTGGGTAATCTCTGCAATCTTGCTGCATACACTTGAGACTGTAGCTGAGGATGTGGCAGGACTTCCCGTGTGTCGGCCATATATACCAGACTGGGTAGATGTTATAGTGTGGGTTGAACTTGTCTGCGAAATTGTTACTGCATCCCTGGCATAAACTCCATAAGCTGCAATAGTGGTGGCAGCCACTGTTGGAGTTATTCCATTCTTTCCTGCTTGGCTTTTAATCCTGTCCTTGTGTCCATCCTTTGCAGAGAAGTGTTGTGTCACTCGGACATCAGGGATCCGTCCTCCAGTCTCAGCGAAGGAGACTGGAGCTGAGATCTGGGTGGGGCTGGTCCCTGGAGTCAGGAGAGCATTGCTTTGCTCCAGTAACTTAGCAAAGGCTGAGCCTGTGTCTAGGAGCTGCTTGTCTGGGTAGGAGCTCTCAATCTCAATCTCTACTTGCTCATCAGTAGCCTGCTGCATCTTAGTGATGTTCTGAGATGTCTGTCGGATCTCCTCATAAatatctgtttctgtctctgctgcctcaTTCTCATATCCTGGTTGATCTTGTTCATATTCATACTCATCATCATAACCTTGTCCATTAACATCTTCCTCATAGAACTGCCCATGTCTtccatgttgctgctgttgttgctgctgtttctgttgtttttgaagCATCTCTGCCTTCCTCATCATCTCTTCATACACCTCCTCAGCGCTCTTTAGTGGTTTGGAAGTTGAAGATGGTGCTGTGGTGGTTGTTGTGGTTGATGACTTCTCTATTGGTGAGTACAGAGACATAAAGGTAGGCAGGTTGTACTCGCTGCCTGACTTGTAAAGTTTGGACTCATATCCCTCAGCTTCTGAGTCCAGACTCTGAGGGGAATATTCAGAAGCAGAAGAACGATGGAGCTCTTCCATTTCTGCAGCTTGTCTCAGTTCTTCTGTTGGAGAAGCATCTTCGATTGGTGAGAGATTGCTAGGTGGTGTCTTGGACCTCTCTCTGCGCCTCTGAGCCCTAAGCTCTTCCTTATCCCTCTTGGTCTTTCGTGCTGTGCTCCTTATTCTCTGTTGTTCCACCTCCCTCATCTTCTCCTGTTCTCTCAGaagttcctcttcctctctcagctCATCCTCTTCTGAGGAGTCTTCAATAGTGGGAAGGAGAGGGCCATGGGAGCGATGGCGCGCTTTCCTCTGCTGCTTGGCCTCTTCCAGCCTTTGCCTCCTGCTGGGGCTACTGTCACTGTCCTCCTCCATTGATGAGATGGAAGTAGGAGACTGGCCAGAGCCATATGAGGATGAAGTCGGTGGCAGAGTGGAGGAGTAGTCTCCCCGAGAATGCTCCTCAGGAGATCCTGTCAGGCTCTCCATCTCTAGCTCTGGTTCCCGATCAAGGCTCAAGTCATTTTCATTGCTGAGCTCCATGTCTCGGCTGTAACTATTGGTATTATTGAGTTCAATGGTTTTGAAGCGCCTCAGGCCTCCTTGTGATGCCATCACATCTTCCTCACCCTCCTCCGCTGAGCCTTTGTAAACATCAGTAGAACTCTTAGTTTCCTCCTCAAAACTGCTGGAGTGGTGCTGAAGGCGCCTCTTCTCTTTCCCTGAGTCAGAGATGATGTGCTTATGGTGGCTTTTCTTGGGCTTCTGGTAGCCATAtccttcatcttcttcatcttcctcttcctccatctcttcctcctcctcttcctcattttcttcatcAGCGCTCATCTCCATAATCTGTCTCCTCATGAACTCCTCATCGGTCATCTCTGTGGGCTcagcctctttttctttcttttttttctccttcttctcctcctttccttccttccgtTTACCCTCCCAGTCTCctccatcctcttcttcttccagtATATCTTCTAGTTCCTCATCAGAGTCGTATGCATCCGGTGGGATTGACAGGGAGCGTGGGCGCTGCTTCCCTCTATCATCCAAGTCTCTATCTCTGTGCTTCCTGCCCCTTCTGTCTGCCTTCTCTTCAGAGAGGCTCTTCTCCAACAAAGGCCTCATGGAGCTTTCTAGCTTTGTAATTTCAGACGGGCTTGGTGGGGAGCCCCGCCCACTTATGCCCCTCTCACTTagcttcatctcctcctcttgaATTAGACCTGTGATTTCACTGTGGGAGCTGGAGATGCCATCAGAGGAGTAGCCAGTGTCACTGAGGCTCTGAGGGCTGCGTGATAAGTCATGggtgctgttgttttttgtttcctaaaaagagaagaagaaataaaaaaaaaaaacgtattaGACTTGGGAAAGCTAGAGTTTTTAATTTAAGTCATAATTTATGCAAAGTGTGAGAATGTATTGATGCTGGATAAGTTTGAAGTATGCATATAATTTAAGCCCACGTATATTTGGATTGTGATTTCTACATATTGCCTCAATTGAGAGGAGATATTTTAGAGATAGAATTAATGGTTTCTGTCTAATTCTAATATTTGTCTACtaataaatgtgaatgtgaaaaaaattaaGTCCATATTTGGCAAAAGTTGACAATAGCAGTATAATATCTTATCAACCCTTGAGCAATGCGGGACCtagatttattgattaaaaatgtgtctggCAAATAACAGTTTTACAAAGTGTTCACTTTTTAAAGCAATATCTGCACAGACATGCTAAAAATACAATCTTCAtctattaataaaaacatagaagacagaagaggacagaaataaatatgttagGTGATAGCAAGACAAAAGGCAATGACACGAAAAGCTCTCTTGAACTCTAcatctaaaaatattttgataaattcGAACTACAGTGAATTTAGTCAAAGCTCATTCAAATGGCTTTTCATGAAGTTGATGTCCATTTGATGATTTAATAGAGTTTTAATGGCATATGATTAATGTGAATGATCCATTTTTTTTGGAACATTAGCTACTAAGTAATTAAGTGCTATATATACATCATTTACTCAACATGTCTATTACTCTGAAAGCTCGGAGGTCCATAAAAACATGTCTTGCCATATTGTTATACAATTATATTTAGGGAATTCCACTGAGTAACAAAGTCTTAGCTTGTAAATTCTTTgatgagacattttttaaaaatctgagttGTTAATGAGCAATGGTTATGTGGGCCAAAATTTAATGCTTACGGTTAATCTCACATTGTAGTCATTAGATTTcacaaagaacaaagaaaaagtgaaaagactGAATTCACAGATAACATTTAAGAGAATGAGCAGGAGCTTGTTATTCAGTAACGCCATGGATGTAGAATTATACAGGAAAACACTGAACACTTACATCTAGGTAATGTACAAAATGCAGAGATTTGCCCTTCCTATTTACAAAATTGAATAAACCCATACTACATATCAGTTCCTCTAACAACTTGCTGCTTTTTGAACAAGATCTAAAATGTTGTTACAATGCAGTTACAGTTCAAATATGGAATTACTGTCTTTGACAAAGTATTATCAAAATATCTAGATTACAATATCATACAGTTACCACACAGTGGCCAATAGTTGTTAGGTTTGTTAACAATTTGTTGAGCCATTGATGGAAGGAGATagtcaaactgtgtttttaggAGTTTgaaaatttcagttttttgatGATGAGCTCAACATAAGATTGTGGAGTTAATATCTAACTCAAAAACTCATTCATCAATGGCTCTATCCGAGACGCCTGTTAATAACATGCCGAATCATAATCATCTCAAAGGGACTAACCTGGTAAATAACCTGGTAAATGAAAGGGGAGGATGGAGGAAAGAATACAAAATAGATAAAAATTATGGAAATCTTTTCTAGAAAACCTCTTATGAAGGATACTTCAGAGGAGACTTTACTTTGAGCTCTCAGCACTTTAAATTCCTAGCAGCTTTCCAAATGAGGAAGGTCTGTGCTGCCTTTGAAAAGGCCCGAAGCAGCATTACTTCAGCTAAGGGCCTTGGAGGTTTAGCATATTCATGGCATGCCAATCTTTATACATATTTCAACAGGAGCGATGGTTGCCGCTGAGTAAGAAAAGCACTATttcactcattctctctctgtttctttctcgctctctctccctccccaaGGTAATCCATGGATGCCTTGCTGCCACTTGCAGCCTCAGCATTCTGTGAGGAGGGAATCAATGACATGCTTTCCAGACAGCCATGGATTTCCAACACTAAAGGAGAAGGTAATTGGTTCAACTTACAATTCTAAATAACCAGGCCTCATGGAAAATCTTAGCTAGTGTCATATCATACCACGACCCTCTGTGACAGTTACTTTGTGATGAAACATGCCCAGTGTTTTGCATGCAAGGTCATTTTTtgaaatttgtttcattttcactttgcaGTGTAATAAAGGAAgatttcacaaagaaaaaacactggcCTGAAACTTAAAAGAAGTGTAGTTCACATGAAATACTAATCATTCTTATACAGAGAGACATTTGGTACAAGAGATGCAGGAAAGAAATATGCTTTAGATAAGGAGGCATGATGCCACGACTCTAAATTATCATGTAAGCAAGAAATgctacagacaaaaacaaaatcatggGAACTACTaacatttcagtaaaagtaAGGCAGAATAAGGGAGAGAGCAAATACAATACATCTGGAAATGGTCTCAAGGATTGATGTTTTTAAACCCGAAAATAATCAATCAAATTCcactgaaaagtaaataaaagctCTCAGTGCAGCTATGGATTTTGAGGTCTCTCACCTGCCACTGTAATAATGAATTTGATCTTtcaatgttaaaaacattttaaaggaaaatgaataaaaacatgcatataGCACGTTGCAATTGTGcttttatctttaattttaaTCGTTTGGTTTGTAGAAAACAAGTATTTATTTCAGGGATCAGTGACAACATACAAAATGAGCTTACTTTTGAAGCAGAGAAACATGCAGGAAAAGGTCTAAAATATTCATAAGAAAATAATGGGATGTTTGTATTCAAAATTACACTTacacagagaaatgtttttttcttgtattttaccAGAAGAAAATGGAGCTCAGTTGCCCAACCTAATGCCAAACTAATCTCACACatctgtgagtgagtgacacGAACattgaaaatatctttaaaagtaTCTATCTGTGTACTAACGTCATCAcaaatatgtatatacatacatacatacatacatatatacacatacacacacacacacatacatatacacatacatacatatacatatctatctatctatcatatatatatatatagatatatagatat includes:
- the bsna gene encoding protein bassoon, with protein sequence MSGGGLDDPPLPVPHPSPKHQPMGSPRHQAPATQQSPLHKPTSQQGPRPGQPQTQKPQAGTGGSGPFAPTAAKQPTDTKTTTPSTAPVPTTETQKQPKPTEEKPKAEPENQTVKDTKTSQKKGEQITPIKDIKKSRHYDETKNNSTHDLSRSPQSLSDTGYSSDGISSSHSEITGLIQEEEMKLSERGISGRGSPPSPSEITKLESSMRPLLEKSLSEEKADRRGRKHRDRDLDDRGKQRPRSLSIPPDAYDSDEELEDILEEEEDGGDWEGKRKEGKEEKKEKKKKEKEAEPTEMTDEEFMRRQIMEMSADEENEEEEEEEMEEEEDEEDEGYGYQKPKKSHHKHIISDSGKEKRRLQHHSSSFEEETKSSTDVYKGSAEEGEEDVMASQGGLRRFKTIELNNTNSYSRDMELSNENDLSLDREPELEMESLTGSPEEHSRGDYSSTLPPTSSSYGSGQSPTSISSMEEDSDSSPSRRQRLEEAKQQRKARHRSHGPLLPTIEDSSEEDELREEEELLREQEKMREVEQQRIRSTARKTKRDKEELRAQRRRERSKTPPSNLSPIEDASPTEELRQAAEMEELHRSSASEYSPQSLDSEAEGYESKLYKSGSEYNLPTFMSLYSPIEKSSTTTTTTAPSSTSKPLKSAEEVYEEMMRKAEMLQKQQKQQQQQQQHGRHGQFYEEDVNGQGYDDEYEYEQDQPGYENEAAETETDIYEEIRQTSQNITKMQQATDEQVEIEIESSYPDKQLLDTGSAFAKLLEQSNALLTPGTSPTQISAPVSFAETGGRIPDVRVTQHFSAKDGHKDRIKSQAGKNGITPTVAATTIAAYGVYARDAVTISQTSSTHTITSTQSGIYGRHTGSPATSSATVSSVCSKIAEITQAYSQREVITRRVGETRGVQVRDSSTSSTERIIEPRSPKYTTYYRSTSPPLSPSPPPQSPTRSPSRRATAEFSTQTFSSALRMDSAGSGPTSPVIAQGTQTSHRSVSPRLYRQQSSQDAPYSPPSSPARPMTVNTATSPLSSPTRFSRQSTFDTYSPCGSPPDTPPYQNSPTRSFYRTQRVEKVNVGTSMVTTVSTYTRGSMSMDNISLCRISTVPGTSRVEQGHMIQGGSVVDLRTATKPAPIIMTDQGMDLTSLATESRKYHGGSEGSRNSTIVQPLIMNLNAQETTTPTTVSVTVAASMFMTQPKQPTVYGDPHQNRVDLGQGMGSAVCFSQNKPPMSPPTDPSIPKIDAKLEDLSVQQRELQIQQEKLQKQQELLEQQLQQHHHMQQQQQQASALARYNLTGQISPLLKKDLLVSQTSTASAVVSAVSPVINPEMYGTGPIELKGKPSPPGVISGGKSPHSMVVQMDGGPEQARAVTQLVKVEEGQDAMDLAGGQIKPDNQPACCDVVYRLPFGGSCVGGSEKEGIKPPSAPTLTYESDQERQPGRYHEYPMDGRKAYTLPFPGRLQPSMSDTNLAEAGLLSYHSKLEPHLQAPEELAMDLTAMKQGYGGYIGMQYGSYTDLRHGGDIAAQTLPIRRYNSLSNISSDYGYSARDIAGFHEANLAQYSATTAREISRMCAALNSIDRYGSNPDLMHFGSLGRGTGPGASRLAAGLGMRQNLLFGLDGKPISHSQALTNLINARQASLRAMYPAAIRSSDGMIYSTIQTPIASTLPITTQPASVLRPLLRGVYRPYPSANMTPVPLSSLSRLPMSPRMPSSGQAPVRYPAPGLLQTMSTTATTAAAATTSAPASAPVSVAMTTTSSTVQDEPVYLGKGATVTSSSSEVTSVHGAVVIPLEPQQQPINLSQAHLNSQQQVTAAQQPQQPPAAHAYPPLAPSHTHGYTQPPVGPSAPASGLPIPGGLPPFPPPGAIHKEGETEAERLHRQQKQLLQMERERVELEKLRQLRLQEELERERMELKLHREKEQMLVQRELQELQNIKEQVIQQQQQEREKQLVVQREQLAQQKSQLDQIQSLQQQLQQQLQEQKRLKTAASVQGMQLDVNGQPLHPYNDSQMGSRSLPNSSSEMCLRSQEDHMETRSNMRKHSSMTRLSRDSLDGDGVVFYGSPRRIVDSCVQTDDEDGEERYMMRHRTRRRGRSVDCSVQTDDDEDKAETEQPVRRRRSRFSRHSDSSATGSSTAATTTAATDTKTDTHKMVSSSIAIQTIREMSCQTEVEHLGRVSPAIHVTVPDPNKVEIVHYISGPERTQKGQSLACQTDPEAQSQGVVAPQLSVPTTVSPYSSSTSTGTQQSGSADLQTQQRQQQHIAANAAKFERRRPDPLDINYQPHNHLHNESISSIIRQQQTAPKSPQVLYSPVSPVSPHRLLETSLSSERLNKAHVTPQQKSYTAESPQRHPSVPRPIKSTQRSMSDPKPLSPTTDEHTKARLSLYQQQALQNQLAALQQSSLLRKVKRTLPSPPPEETTSVHLPMMTPALQQVYLPSVPSLKPSSRSGLAAKASLLKDLTHELKAVEQESTKLRKQQAELEEEEKEIDAKLRYLELGIHQRKETLVKERERRDIAYLRCMGDTRDYMSDSELNNLRLAAAAASHETNGLLTTRPSTAPLSQFTSDLNTAAQYPPTSSFLSCQYPQSQPAAPTQQSSVPYQSGTFNQPPYPSVSQSQALPQPTPLQSHVHPPGPTYQSQTSYPSHTYPQTQPPYPQTDMGIPAAPQPQPQPGHTGFGPAPPGQPPYPTHSSPYPSAVSSYPSQTTPYPGQPQADILTVHPGRPRQTSLADLEHKMPTNYETISNPTVVVTTTAQDATYSSAAPSYGQYTGTTTMASSYGPYGSAPVSSSYGGYSAMPPSTYGQYTSSSASSYGQYTTTTANTYGYTTTTASSYGQYTSTVSNAYGHSVDSPSTYSTADGMYMAPGLEQNIPRNYMMIDDVSELTAKDGLGTTTGDMMHHGSSGRYPGDIHGHSSTTRGGTGSSSYGRAPEEEAAMQEELYDHHGRGKSSYRHGPLGGSSSSVSASMGGGSSYYYDYDYKHGSIRSGVQKPSSSSRSLLAPAVMSSKRSKHRKLGSMEQKISKFSPIEEARDVEADLASYPSVAGGTYPSAHIRGRQLIEDYGFKKSTYDGGSGTSHGSRYYGSMVEEDDRIYYTSTGRSRSTGYGMDKISAKDYSGYRSRSYERDDRSYRSGYSRGRHPTRQYSEEESPLSPLGRFMGSGRSSSLGPDPYDSRSSRYHYYYGQYGSSHSLPDVQDHIRDLPRTHVYKSDDTYIIDDYHCAVSDSEAYHLGQEETDWFEKPRSSSRHYGSSHSSGRSRHGVKHTYHDYDEPPEEDLWPQDEYGHGGRHSSSRDHRHHGSSSRHSSSSRHSDEPRTSRSSKGHPKDPSMRHDPSGRSSSTGRRGDSRSGGYHSSDYTRDPSGHHHGQRSSRQGDPHRSSRSKSQQPVDMQGQPTGTSRSGSSSTRGQGPAGGPGSGRQGVPGSQTDGVSGQRTQLQQQAQTSAARPGQPGVAATTGPQQQPSAQGQGMGMGMGQGQAKPGQMGPAGGPMGQARQTGPTGTTPATMAKIDTPPATAIGAKAAPVMATKAAQPPLTGIGSKAAPRPGGIGSAAAGQPGMEGEGMFSKILPGGAAEQAGKLGEAISGFGKKFTSLF